In one Desulfobaculum bizertense DSM 18034 genomic region, the following are encoded:
- the gcvPA gene encoding aminomethyl-transferring glycine dehydrogenase subunit GcvPA: MPYIPHTPEETRQMLDTIGVSDIDALFADIAPALRPKSFNLPDGLSEMEVMAHIERLAEKNVVDVVSFLGAGFYDHHIPAAVDTLTNRGEFATAYTPYQPEASQGTLQAIFEYQTAISRLFDMECVNASVYDGGSAIFEAMMMGVRATKRKKLVISEALSPIYRIMLASYTKNLKLDLVTVPHRDGSTDLDALKAAVDSETAAVVVQNPNFFGNVNDFTELFDHARSVKAKSVISVYPVMQSILKTPGEMGADIAVAEGQSLGMPLSFGGPYLGIMTCTKKMVRQMPGRIVGRTVDTEGRTGYVLTLQAREQHIRRQRATSNICSNQSLCALRALAYMSLLGPCGMQRVAEKSMENAQYAAQRLTEIPGISLLTDAPFCNEFAIRLPIPAYELVDQLTERGFVPGFPLGRYFKGLENCLLVACTEKHSRQDLGILAEMVGGVIR, from the coding sequence ATGCTTGACACCATTGGGGTCAGCGACATTGATGCTCTTTTTGCGGACATCGCCCCGGCGCTTCGTCCCAAGAGCTTCAATCTCCCCGATGGTCTGAGCGAAATGGAAGTCATGGCCCACATCGAACGACTGGCGGAAAAGAACGTCGTTGATGTTGTCAGCTTCCTTGGCGCGGGATTCTATGACCACCATATCCCGGCCGCTGTCGACACCCTGACTAACCGTGGTGAATTTGCCACGGCCTACACCCCCTACCAGCCAGAAGCCTCACAGGGCACCCTGCAGGCTATCTTCGAATATCAAACAGCCATCTCCCGCCTCTTCGACATGGAGTGCGTTAATGCCTCGGTGTACGATGGCGGTTCTGCCATCTTTGAAGCCATGATGATGGGCGTCCGGGCGACCAAGCGTAAAAAGCTGGTCATCAGCGAAGCCCTGTCCCCGATTTATCGCATCATGCTGGCGTCATATACCAAAAATCTCAAACTTGATCTGGTCACCGTGCCTCACCGCGACGGGTCAACAGACCTCGACGCACTTAAGGCCGCTGTAGACTCAGAAACCGCTGCTGTTGTTGTGCAGAATCCCAACTTCTTCGGTAACGTCAATGACTTCACCGAACTGTTTGACCATGCACGCTCCGTCAAGGCAAAAAGTGTTATCTCTGTGTATCCGGTCATGCAGAGCATCCTCAAAACACCCGGTGAAATGGGCGCAGACATCGCAGTGGCCGAAGGCCAGAGCCTTGGCATGCCTCTGTCATTTGGCGGCCCATACCTCGGCATCATGACCTGCACCAAAAAAATGGTGCGCCAGATGCCCGGCCGAATCGTTGGCCGCACCGTGGATACCGAAGGCCGTACAGGCTACGTGCTGACCCTTCAGGCCCGCGAGCAACACATCCGCCGCCAGCGCGCCACGTCAAACATCTGCTCGAACCAGTCTCTGTGCGCCCTGCGCGCCCTTGCCTACATGAGCCTTCTTGGTCCCTGCGGCATGCAGCGCGTTGCAGAAAAAAGCATGGAAAATGCACAGTACGCTGCACAGCGACTCACAGAGATTCCCGGCATCAGTTTGCTGACAGATGCCCCGTTCTGCAATGAATTCGCGATCAGGCTCCCCATTCCGGCCTATGAGCTGGTTGACCAGCTCACTGAACGCGGCTTTGTCCCCGGCTTCCCTCTGGGCCGCTACTTCAAGGGGCTGGAAA